From Calothrix sp. PCC 6303, a single genomic window includes:
- the phnE gene encoding phosphonate ABC transporter, permease protein PhnE: MTNLAKITKNRSWLSNLLIIPIIFLLVIIYTWSLEGIGINTETLNNAWFYVTDFISRFFPPNFDVLENAWKALVQTIQMSLWGTTVGAIVSVPIAIASSSNVAPIWLQWLANFLQNTVRSVPSIILGLIFVAATGLGAPAGTLALSIYTIGYLAKFYQQAIEAVNPRSIESLRVIGASRWQIAQYGILPQVLPLALGYTLWMFEYNIRAASVLGVVGAGGIGFELKSYIDGFEYNKATTFMLVLLVVVTIIDFLSSLIRRKLDAI, from the coding sequence ATGACAAACCTAGCAAAAATAACTAAAAACCGTTCCTGGTTAAGTAATTTATTAATCATCCCCATTATATTTTTACTAGTTATTATTTATACTTGGTCTCTTGAAGGCATAGGAATTAATACTGAAACACTTAATAATGCTTGGTTTTACGTTACAGATTTTATCTCCCGTTTTTTTCCACCTAATTTCGATGTTTTAGAAAACGCTTGGAAAGCATTAGTCCAGACTATTCAAATGTCTCTATGGGGAACCACAGTTGGGGCTATTGTATCAGTACCAATTGCCATCGCAAGTTCTAGCAATGTTGCACCGATATGGCTGCAATGGTTAGCGAATTTTTTACAAAATACAGTTCGTTCTGTACCATCAATAATTCTCGGTTTAATATTCGTTGCTGCAACGGGATTAGGGGCACCTGCGGGTACGTTGGCTTTGTCCATATATACGATAGGTTATCTTGCTAAATTTTATCAGCAGGCTATAGAAGCAGTTAATCCACGTTCAATAGAATCTTTACGAGTAATTGGTGCTTCTAGATGGCAAATTGCTCAATACGGAATTTTGCCCCAAGTTTTACCACTTGCCCTAGGTTATACGCTGTGGATGTTTGAATATAATATCCGTGCGGCTTCGGTTTTAGGTGTGGTTGGTGCAGGTGGTATTGGTTTTGAGTTGAAAAGTTATATTGATGGGTTTGAATATAACAAAGCGACGACATTTATGTTGGTGCTTTTGGTGGTGGTGACAATTATCGATTTTTTGAGTAGTCTGATTCGTAGAAAGTTAGATGCAATTTAA
- a CDS encoding clan AA aspartic protease: MLEFNRLQHVKNEDMGEVRVKVKLTNSIDEELVSRGLLNPNQLRFYEAEALVDTGAVRTVIPMEIVQYLGLRIRSQQMAKYADGRQENVGLTTPVIIEIAGRETTEATLVTGDEILIGQTVLETLDLLVDCKNQRLIPNPEHPEHSILRI, encoded by the coding sequence ATGCTTGAATTTAATCGATTGCAACATGTGAAAAATGAAGATATGGGGGAAGTTAGGGTCAAGGTTAAGTTAACCAATTCTATTGATGAAGAACTAGTTAGTCGAGGGTTACTTAATCCCAATCAATTACGTTTTTATGAAGCAGAAGCACTAGTAGATACGGGTGCTGTACGTACCGTGATTCCAATGGAAATTGTCCAGTATCTAGGTTTGAGAATTCGTAGTCAACAAATGGCTAAATATGCAGACGGCAGACAAGAAAATGTCGGATTAACTACACCCGTAATCATTGAAATCGCCGGAAGGGAAACAACAGAAGCGACATTAGTCACTGGCGATGAAATTTTAATTGGTCAAACTGTTTTAGAAACACTAGACTTATTAGTAGACTGTAAAAATCAACGTTTGATTCCAAATCCAGAACATCCAGAACATTCAATATTGCGTATTTAA
- a CDS encoding phosphodiester glycosidase family protein produces the protein MLLLNNLRSHLDIYLNQYSQTQKYLTIAGGILLAFPLIYYNWLHFLRPHRIDEKQELFPGVVYQRSAKSTPRPLLIHIVTIDLTKPKIKPFVTPGVEDGSSETIAQTVPEFLTKHKLQIAINGSYFHPFKETTPWDFYPRSSEQTFVLGQLISNGKIYSEPEKNWHVLCFAPNNRVQITGSINCPQGTVHGIAGEEVLIFQNQVKNSFYLQKYEFKKKEPKEEDLKKDKPYSRAAVGIDKEGKKLWLVLVDGKQPLYSEGMTKAELTKLFVDLGVYSALNLDGGGSTTLAIANENNGVKLLNAVIHTKLPMRDRPVANHLGFYAE, from the coding sequence ATGCTTTTACTCAATAATTTACGTAGCCATTTAGATATCTATCTAAATCAATATTCCCAAACACAAAAATACTTGACCATTGCTGGAGGCATTTTACTTGCTTTCCCATTAATTTATTATAATTGGTTGCATTTTCTGCGCCCTCATCGCATTGATGAAAAACAAGAGCTATTTCCAGGTGTTGTTTATCAGCGTTCTGCTAAATCAACTCCACGTCCTTTATTAATTCATATTGTTACTATCGACTTGACGAAACCCAAAATCAAGCCTTTTGTTACACCAGGAGTTGAGGATGGTAGTAGTGAAACAATTGCCCAAACTGTTCCAGAATTTTTAACTAAGCATAAATTACAAATAGCGATAAATGGTAGCTACTTTCATCCATTTAAAGAAACTACACCTTGGGATTTCTATCCCCGCAGCAGTGAGCAGACTTTTGTCCTGGGGCAATTAATTTCCAATGGCAAAATCTATTCTGAACCAGAGAAAAACTGGCATGTTTTATGTTTTGCTCCGAATAATCGGGTGCAAATTACCGGAAGTATAAATTGTCCTCAGGGTACGGTTCATGGAATAGCAGGTGAAGAAGTATTAATATTCCAAAATCAAGTTAAAAATAGCTTTTATCTCCAAAAATATGAGTTCAAAAAGAAAGAACCAAAAGAAGAAGATTTGAAAAAAGATAAACCTTATTCCCGTGCTGCTGTTGGCATAGATAAAGAAGGAAAAAAATTATGGTTGGTATTAGTTGATGGCAAGCAACCCTTATATAGCGAAGGGATGACTAAAGCGGAATTGACAAAACTATTTGTGGATTTGGGTGTGTATAGCGCTCTAAATTTAGATGGGGGTGGTTCCACAACTCTGGCTATTGCCAATGAAAATAATGGAGTGAAGCTATTAAACGCAGTTATCCACACTAAATTACCAATGCGCGATCGTCCTGTCGCTAACCATTTAGGTTTTTATGCTGAATAA
- a CDS encoding type I restriction endonuclease gives MVQTIQASELSLGEVEQKFNLQENLDLSFFPEWQNDLPELSETEKQTLDKIKSNFLYLSKYPMSEEVVKLVVISPLLSLAGFYSPPFRLRTENPIKIALEKDDEEVRGRIDILVLQELLWVLVIESKEAGFSLIEAIPQALTYMMATPTPQIPAYSLVTNGSEFRFIKLQVQPTPEYSFSDLFTLQRRHNDLYGVASILNKISDLISK, from the coding sequence ATGGTACAAACAATCCAAGCTAGCGAATTAAGCTTAGGGGAAGTCGAACAAAAATTTAACCTCCAGGAAAACTTAGATTTAAGCTTCTTCCCTGAATGGCAAAATGATTTACCCGAATTAAGCGAAACTGAAAAACAAACCCTAGACAAAATAAAAAGTAATTTTCTCTACCTCAGTAAATATCCCATGTCTGAGGAAGTAGTGAAATTGGTTGTTATATCTCCTCTACTATCTCTAGCAGGTTTTTACAGTCCACCATTTCGGCTGCGTACAGAAAATCCCATTAAAATCGCATTAGAAAAAGATGACGAAGAAGTTCGCGGCAGAATTGATATCTTAGTTCTCCAAGAACTTTTATGGGTGTTAGTAATTGAATCAAAAGAAGCAGGATTTTCCTTAATCGAAGCCATTCCCCAAGCCTTAACCTATATGATGGCAACCCCAACTCCCCAAATTCCTGCATATAGCTTAGTCACTAATGGTAGCGAATTCCGTTTTATCAAACTGCAAGTTCAACCAACACCCGAATACAGCTTTTCCGATTTATTCACATTACAAAGACGGCATAATGATTTGTATGGGGTGGCAAGTATTTTAAATAAAATATCGGATTTAATTAGCAAATAA
- a CDS encoding phosphate/phosphite/phosphonate ABC transporter substrate-binding protein, with amino-acid sequence MSRNQKVILGAGAATLALTGIFASVGGMEGLTNLVAQAQNPKSLTIVFPSRSDSTDLQNKANSVAAFLSKQLGMPVKAQVGDDTAAVEALRANRADVAFLSSRPALKAEQLANAKLYLAEVRDNYSGRYTYNSVFVVPANSPLKGKNTGKATLEQLRGRKIAFTSPTSGSGFIFPTSELVKTGLVQNRDRLGNFFGQVSYGGNYSKALQAVLRGQAEVATVSEYALFPPYITSQEKAQLRILYKIPGVPAHGIAIDDDVPAPMRERLINAMLKLNQSPNNSLLRNLYNSNELVRVDHTRHLAPVRDALKRAGIDP; translated from the coding sequence ATGTCAAGAAATCAGAAGGTTATATTGGGAGCTGGTGCTGCGACATTAGCGTTGACAGGAATATTTGCTTCTGTTGGTGGAATGGAAGGATTAACAAATCTTGTAGCTCAAGCCCAAAATCCTAAGAGTCTAACAATAGTATTTCCTAGCAGATCGGATTCCACTGACTTACAAAATAAAGCCAATTCAGTAGCTGCATTTCTTTCCAAACAATTAGGAATGCCAGTGAAAGCGCAAGTGGGTGACGATACCGCAGCAGTTGAAGCATTGCGCGCAAATCGTGCAGATGTAGCTTTTTTGAGCAGTCGTCCAGCATTGAAGGCAGAGCAGTTAGCAAATGCCAAGCTATATTTAGCGGAAGTTCGGGATAACTACTCTGGTAGATACACTTACAATTCTGTTTTTGTAGTTCCTGCCAATAGTCCCCTGAAAGGGAAAAATACGGGTAAAGCCACACTGGAACAGTTACGTGGTAGAAAAATTGCTTTCACTTCTCCTACTTCCGGTTCAGGTTTTATTTTCCCCACCAGCGAACTAGTTAAAACCGGGTTGGTGCAAAACCGCGATCGCTTGGGCAATTTCTTTGGTCAAGTTAGCTATGGTGGTAACTATAGTAAGGCTCTACAAGCTGTGTTACGTGGACAAGCTGAAGTTGCCACAGTATCAGAGTATGCCCTATTTCCTCCCTACATTACCAGTCAAGAAAAAGCTCAATTACGAATTCTCTACAAAATTCCAGGAGTCCCCGCACATGGTATAGCGATTGATGACGATGTTCCAGCACCTATGCGTGAACGGTTAATCAATGCCATGTTGAAGCTGAATCAATCGCCAAATAACTCATTACTGCGGAATCTTTACAATTCTAATGAATTAGTTCGTGTTGATCATACCCGCCATTTGGCACCTGTTCGTGATGCTCTCAAACGTGCTGGGATTGATCCGTAA
- a CDS encoding phosphonate ABC transporter ATP-binding protein: MNETVIDCQNLESIYSKSLKRPIINGVNCQIQRGEFVVLLGLNGAGKSTLLRSLVGLVPLLKGNISIDGITMNSHTLPKIRRQIGMLFQGGGLIPQLSAVENVLCGRLGVRKPWQTLLGFPQKDQHLALELLQQLDLREQAYQRTSLLSGGQQQRVAIARALIQSPQILLADEPITGLDVVAAKQVMETLLKLNSDRGITVVTVLHDLGMAMEFAQRAIVLNAGCIIYDGICDNLPTEFAQLNQTVYQ; encoded by the coding sequence ATGAATGAAACTGTAATTGATTGCCAGAATTTGGAAAGCATCTATTCTAAATCCCTCAAACGACCGATTATCAACGGAGTCAATTGCCAGATTCAACGTGGTGAGTTTGTGGTTTTGTTGGGTTTAAATGGTGCAGGCAAGTCTACGTTATTGCGATCGCTTGTTGGACTTGTCCCTTTGCTGAAGGGAAATATTAGTATTGACGGGATCACAATGAACTCCCACACATTACCAAAAATTCGCCGCCAAATTGGAATGTTGTTCCAAGGTGGTGGGTTAATTCCCCAATTATCTGCCGTTGAAAATGTCTTGTGTGGTCGTTTAGGGGTACGAAAACCTTGGCAAACTCTATTGGGATTTCCGCAAAAAGACCAACATTTAGCATTAGAACTTTTGCAGCAACTGGATTTACGCGAACAAGCATATCAAAGAACCAGCTTACTTAGTGGTGGACAACAGCAACGAGTTGCCATTGCTCGTGCTTTGATTCAATCACCGCAAATTCTCCTTGCTGATGAACCCATCACTGGATTGGATGTTGTCGCAGCAAAACAGGTAATGGAAACCCTGTTAAAGTTAAATAGCGATCGCGGTATTACAGTTGTGACGGTATTGCATGATTTGGGTATGGCAATGGAGTTTGCCCAACGTGCCATTGTTCTCAATGCTGGGTGTATTATTTATGATGGCATTTGCGATAACCTGCCTACAGAATTTGCTCAACTTAACCAAACTGTATATCAATGA
- a CDS encoding Uma2 family endonuclease — MTTTTDPKSSVNNLLLNVTNAKLTVTSEYFDQLCIDNPDLRLELTKDRELIVMAPTGGESGRRNLDLATDVNIWNRQTNLGEAFDSSTGYDFTAFGGGKLSPDVSWIEKSRLEGVEIVGFIPIVPDFVIELRSATDNLKSLQEKMLEYQRLGVRLGLLINPKNQQVEIYRLGAATEILESPDSIDCGEVMPGFVLSMSRIW, encoded by the coding sequence ATGACAACTACCACAGATCCTAAATCATCTGTTAACAATTTGCTGCTAAATGTTACAAATGCAAAGCTAACTGTAACGTCAGAGTATTTTGATCAACTTTGCATTGATAACCCAGATCTACGGCTTGAATTAACTAAGGATAGAGAATTAATTGTTATGGCTCCAACGGGTGGTGAAAGTGGTAGAAGAAATCTTGACTTAGCCACCGATGTTAATATTTGGAATCGACAAACTAATCTAGGGGAAGCATTTGACTCATCAACGGGCTATGATTTCACAGCGTTTGGCGGTGGGAAGCTATCACCAGATGTTTCTTGGATTGAGAAGTCTCGGTTGGAGGGGGTAGAAATTGTCGGGTTTATTCCCATTGTCCCTGATTTTGTAATTGAATTGCGTTCGGCGACAGACAATTTGAAATCGTTGCAGGAGAAGATGTTGGAATATCAACGGTTGGGGGTGAGGTTGGGGTTGCTGATTAATCCAAAAAATCAGCAGGTGGAGATCTATCGACTAGGAGCAGCGACGGAGATATTGGAGTCGCCTGATTCCATCGATTGTGGTGAGGTGATGCCAGGTTTTGTGTTGAGTATGAGCAGAATTTGGTAA
- a CDS encoding nucleotidyltransferase family protein produces the protein MQREDVIASLKSLLTNLKKLGVRSLALFGSVARNEARDDSDVDILIDLEPPITFDRYMDVKLYLEEQLGSRVDLVTWKALKPQIRENVERDIIYVT, from the coding sequence ATGCAGCGTGAAGATGTCATTGCCAGCTTAAAGAGTCTATTAACAAATTTAAAAAAATTGGGTGTTCGTTCCCTGGCTTTATTTGGTTCTGTTGCCAGAAATGAAGCAAGAGATGATAGCGATGTAGATATCTTAATTGATTTAGAACCTCCCATTACTTTCGATCGTTACATGGACGTGAAATTATATTTAGAGGAACAATTGGGAAGTCGGGTAGATTTAGTTACTTGGAAGGCATTAAAACCTCAAATTCGAGAAAATGTAGAGCGAGATATCATTTATGTCACGTAA
- a CDS encoding DEAD/DEAH box helicase — protein MMTFEVVNQKLQAQLADKYRQQSQLEQKIIQLCSIIYEPFTVISLVSCLERAEIYDGKNRIFTSQSLLSYTNRLIENGLIVKESKQHYYRCHSLLMEIATRDAVKSGNFAEYAKAVDLGQPVRTFAHNGARNFQNDQQFIREVRIALYSHDADAVNKHVEDYEKFSYRGNQLSLEEILLDVCNNPFDGEWISSLPDNLYDNCMWMILRYSSHHLVPADEAFATLQENFLDASGNHSSELLGLMLTEQLLLRGCVDEAQEILESLPGNTYHTSPYWGWLCFLQGENARATTYFTQGLAELRKAAGKRTVYFSTTGGVFYILALIKEGSPKSLQEALEHTTRLARQSDHWLRMVYYYLKVLLQVHTGDVTQKRFIQEGNILFPGETHSLEVLLYVLCYYWVDMDGAEILSDLLEVYYKNAVSSGYHWLGMEAAELLARMKSESSYDTQAEILREDIGITSSIVDVIKPVEEWEQCLTALANLNKEPTKIQIQSENRMAWFLTLGSNNSYTLQAKEQKINKKGEWSKGRPIALKRLREAGEFDYLTPQDLRICSCVEVSYDTYYYGKGDYRFNSKVICALIGHPLVFLEDTKGTRVEIVKGEPELIVKKTKQGKLTLEFSPKLKEEDKILTIKQTPTRIKVIEVTSEHRRIAEILGKKNKLQIPAIAEKQVLAAINAVSGIVTVHSDIGGEMAGAEEVPAQSIPHVHLLPLADGLKITFLSCPFGSGGSYFRPGSGGETVIAEIAGKRLQTKRNLREEKQLTQNAIASCPTLSKIEEENGEWQIPEPEDCLELLLQLQALGDTVIIEHPEGEKFRVSHQADLKNFSLNIQRQQDWFAASGELKLDDSLVLDMQNLMELLERTPSRFIPLGDGKFVALTEAFRKRLDELRMYSESNGKGMRFHPLATFGLEDFVDEVGKFKADKHWKEHIKRLKEARDYQPEIPSTFQAELREYQTEGFNWMARLSHWGVGACLADQMGLGKTVQALGVILTRAQNGATLIIAPTSVCSNWVSEAEKFAPTLNIIQFGSGNRQKTLDELQPFDMVVCSYGLLQQEEVAQMLAQIEWQTIVLDEAQAIKNMTTKRSQAAMNLKAGFKLITTGTPIENHLGELWNLFRFINPGLLGSFDSFNQKFAVPIEKYQDKAARTKLKKLVQPFLLRRIKNEVLQELPSRTEILLHVELSKEETAFYEALRREAIAKLSDSDSTAGQKHLQVLAEIMRLRRACCNSRLVMAESDLPSSKLQLFGEVLGDLLENRHKALVFSQFVDHLHIIKNYLEDQNIKYQYLDGSTPAAERKKRVDAFQGGEGDVFLISLKAGGTGLNLTAADYVIHMDPWWNPAVEDQASDRAHRIGQQRPVTIYRLVAKNTIEDKIVDLHKHKRDLADSLLEGADISGKMSTDVLLKLMGV, from the coding sequence ATGATGACTTTTGAGGTTGTTAACCAAAAACTACAGGCACAACTTGCGGATAAATACCGCCAGCAATCACAATTAGAGCAAAAAATTATACAGTTGTGTTCAATTATTTATGAGCCGTTTACTGTTATTTCTTTGGTGAGTTGTTTGGAACGGGCGGAAATTTACGATGGAAAAAATAGGATATTTACTAGTCAAAGCCTACTATCATATACCAATCGCCTCATTGAAAATGGCTTGATAGTGAAGGAAAGCAAACAGCACTATTATCGCTGTCATAGTTTGTTGATGGAGATAGCCACCAGGGATGCGGTGAAATCTGGGAATTTTGCTGAGTATGCAAAAGCGGTGGATTTAGGGCAACCTGTTAGAACCTTTGCACACAATGGTGCTCGGAATTTTCAAAATGATCAGCAGTTTATTCGAGAAGTGCGGATTGCTTTGTATTCCCACGATGCTGATGCTGTTAACAAGCATGTTGAAGATTATGAAAAATTTAGCTACCGGGGTAATCAGTTATCCCTGGAAGAAATTTTATTAGATGTATGCAATAATCCCTTCGATGGGGAGTGGATTTCCAGCCTACCAGATAATTTGTATGACAATTGTATGTGGATGATTTTAAGATATTCATCCCATCATTTGGTGCCTGCGGATGAGGCTTTTGCTACCCTTCAAGAAAACTTTTTGGATGCTTCCGGTAATCATTCTTCCGAACTGTTGGGTTTGATGTTGACAGAACAACTCCTGTTACGGGGTTGTGTTGACGAAGCACAGGAAATTTTGGAGTCTTTACCGGGGAATACATATCACACTTCTCCCTATTGGGGATGGTTGTGCTTTTTACAGGGTGAAAACGCAAGAGCAACAACATATTTCACTCAGGGGTTGGCAGAACTCAGGAAAGCTGCGGGGAAACGCACAGTTTATTTTAGTACAACTGGTGGTGTGTTTTATATTCTGGCTTTGATTAAGGAGGGTTCACCCAAATCCTTACAGGAGGCTTTAGAACATACTACCCGGTTGGCTCGCCAGTCTGACCATTGGTTGAGAATGGTTTATTACTATTTGAAGGTATTACTACAAGTTCATACCGGGGATGTTACCCAAAAAAGGTTTATTCAGGAAGGTAATATTTTATTTCCTGGGGAAACTCATAGTTTAGAGGTGCTACTTTACGTTCTTTGCTATTACTGGGTGGATATGGATGGTGCCGAAATTCTCTCAGATTTATTAGAGGTTTATTACAAAAATGCTGTGTCATCAGGCTACCACTGGTTGGGGATGGAAGCGGCTGAATTACTGGCAAGGATGAAATCGGAAAGTAGTTATGATACCCAAGCGGAAATTCTCCGGGAAGATATTGGGATAACTAGCAGTATTGTGGATGTAATTAAGCCTGTGGAGGAATGGGAACAATGCTTGACAGCTTTGGCGAATTTGAATAAGGAACCGACTAAGATTCAAATCCAAAGCGAAAATCGGATGGCATGGTTTTTGACGCTTGGTAGTAATAATAGCTACACTCTCCAGGCGAAAGAACAAAAAATTAATAAAAAGGGAGAATGGAGTAAAGGTCGTCCCATCGCCCTCAAACGGTTGCGGGAGGCGGGAGAGTTTGACTATTTGACTCCCCAAGATTTACGGATTTGTAGCTGCGTTGAAGTTAGTTATGACACTTACTACTACGGCAAAGGTGATTATCGCTTCAACTCTAAGGTAATTTGCGCCCTCATCGGACATCCCCTAGTATTTTTGGAAGATACTAAGGGAACTAGGGTGGAAATTGTGAAGGGAGAACCGGAATTAATCGTCAAAAAAACCAAGCAGGGAAAATTAACCTTGGAATTTTCTCCCAAACTTAAAGAAGAGGACAAAATTCTCACCATTAAACAAACCCCCACCCGTATCAAAGTAATTGAAGTCACCTCTGAACATCGCCGCATCGCCGAAATTCTCGGTAAGAAGAACAAACTTCAAATCCCCGCAATTGCAGAGAAACAAGTTCTCGCTGCCATTAATGCAGTTTCCGGTATCGTCACCGTCCATTCTGATATTGGTGGAGAAATGGCAGGTGCAGAGGAAGTACCAGCCCAAAGTATTCCCCATGTTCACCTTTTACCCCTAGCAGATGGGTTGAAAATTACCTTTTTATCCTGCCCTTTTGGGAGTGGGGGTTCTTATTTCCGTCCTGGAAGTGGAGGAGAGACGGTAATTGCCGAGATAGCAGGGAAACGACTGCAAACGAAGCGGAACTTACGAGAAGAAAAGCAGTTGACGCAGAATGCGATCGCGTCCTGTCCCACATTGAGTAAAATCGAGGAAGAAAATGGGGAATGGCAAATCCCGGAACCAGAAGACTGCTTGGAATTACTCCTACAACTCCAAGCTTTGGGGGATACGGTAATTATTGAACATCCCGAAGGTGAAAAATTCCGCGTCTCTCACCAAGCAGATTTGAAGAACTTCAGTTTGAATATCCAACGGCAACAGGATTGGTTTGCAGCGAGTGGAGAATTGAAACTAGATGACAGTTTGGTGCTGGACATGCAGAATTTGATGGAATTGCTAGAACGCACCCCCAGTAGGTTTATCCCCCTAGGTGATGGCAAATTCGTGGCATTGACGGAAGCTTTCCGCAAACGTCTAGATGAATTACGGATGTATTCGGAAAGCAATGGGAAGGGAATGCGGTTCCATCCCCTAGCGACTTTCGGATTAGAGGATTTTGTGGATGAGGTGGGCAAATTCAAGGCAGATAAACATTGGAAGGAACATATCAAGCGGTTGAAGGAAGCGCGAGATTACCAACCAGAAATCCCCTCCACCTTCCAAGCCGAACTGCGGGAATATCAAACCGAAGGCTTTAACTGGATGGCAAGATTATCACATTGGGGTGTGGGTGCTTGTTTAGCAGATCAAATGGGACTAGGAAAAACTGTCCAAGCTTTAGGTGTTATCCTCACCCGCGCTCAAAATGGAGCCACTTTAATTATCGCTCCCACCTCCGTTTGTAGCAACTGGGTCAGCGAAGCCGAAAAATTTGCCCCCACTTTAAATATCATCCAATTTGGTAGCGGCAACCGCCAAAAAACCCTCGACGAACTCCAACCTTTCGATATGGTGGTGTGTAGTTACGGCTTGTTGCAACAGGAAGAAGTTGCCCAAATGCTGGCACAAATCGAATGGCAAACCATTGTCCTGGATGAGGCACAAGCCATCAAAAATATGACTACCAAACGTTCCCAAGCGGCGATGAATCTCAAAGCTGGGTTTAAATTAATCACCACCGGAACCCCCATCGAAAACCATCTGGGAGAACTGTGGAACTTATTCCGCTTCATCAACCCCGGTTTACTGGGTTCCTTCGACAGCTTCAACCAAAAATTTGCCGTCCCCATCGAGAAATACCAAGATAAAGCAGCTAGAACCAAACTCAAAAAACTGGTGCAACCCTTCCTACTGCGAAGAATCAAAAATGAGGTACTCCAAGAATTACCTTCCCGCACCGAAATTTTGTTACATGTGGAACTAAGTAAAGAAGAAACCGCATTTTACGAGGCTTTGCGCCGAGAAGCGATCGCTAAACTCAGCGACAGCGATTCCACAGCCGGACAAAAGCACCTCCAGGTACTGGCGGAAATTATGCGGTTGCGTCGCGCTTGCTGTAATTCTCGTTTAGTAATGGCAGAAAGCGATTTACCCAGTTCCAAATTACAATTGTTTGGGGAAGTATTAGGGGATTTATTAGAAAACCGCCACAAAGCTTTGGTATTTAGTCAATTTGTTGACCACCTCCACATCATTAAAAACTACCTCGAAGATCAAAATATTAAGTATCAATACTTAGATGGCAGCACCCCCGCAGCCGAACGAAAAAAGCGTGTCGATGCCTTCCAAGGTGGAGAAGGCGACGTATTCCTAATTAGCCTCAAAGCCGGGGGTACAGGGCTAAATCTCACCGCTGCCGATTATGTAATACACATGGATCCCTGGTGGAATCCAGCCGTAGAAGATCAAGCAAGCGATCGCGCTCACCGCATCGGGCAGCAACGCCCAGTGACAATTTATCGGTTAGTAGCAAAAAATACCATCGAAGATAAGATTGTCGATCTACACAAGCATAAAAGAGACTTGGCAGATAGTTTATTAGAAGGTGCAGACATCAGCGGCAAAATGTCTACAGATGTACTCTTGAAATTGATGGGAGTTTAG